AAAAGTTGAGAAGTTCCGCTGGTTGATCATACAATTGAGATCATTCGCTATCCCTGCTCGATAGCGCTGTCAACGTCAAATCCTATCCCACCACGAAATACCATTTTGCATGCATGTTAATTAGAACCCCCAAAGTCCACCTCCCACCTAGAAAAAGAAGAATTCGTAGGGCAGAACACAAACATACAAACTTGTGGCGCCGTCTTCTAGCTGCCGGTGGTAGCTAGGTTTGGTTTCAGTATTTTTCAAACTGATTAATCCACGACGAACTCATCTTCTCAACGTGAGAGAGGGACTATTCTTAATCTTCAAGTTTGGTTAATTGGTACAAAACATGTAATTAGATCATGCATGCACATCCATATTCCAGTTCTATGCGTACGTTTAAAAGAAACTCTGCATGCGGCGCTCACACACCTACATGTCAGAGGATGGAGATACATATTTTTCATCATCTGTATGCATTAATAGTGTTTATGTCATGAAAAAAACCCAGGTACATGTCTAATTAGCTCAATGAAGGAACATATATACATGATACATCTCGAAGAAGCATAAACTCTCTTATAGTCAAATTAATGTTAATTTGGAAAAAGATCAATGCCCATGCATGATCTGGATATATAATAATTAACTAATCCAATCTAGCGGCCGGTTCATCAACTTTGAAAAGTCTTATTCCATTAGCTATAGCTGGGTAATTGAGGGGCAGTAGTACTAGTATATTATAATGCGTGTAGCTAACCAAATCCCATGCTCATAACTTTCAACGATGCTGATGATACGATAGCCAACATGTTTGAATCCAGTGGAGATTGACCCCAACCACGACTGCTACGCCACCACAGAACAGTAATCCTTccattcctctctctctctctctctctctctctacccGCCACATCTCTCTCTCCTTCTAACCACACGCTCGAGTACTCATGATCCAATCAACCATTccatcgcctataaaaggagagcCAACGCCAACGCCAAGAAACACAAACACACATGTAAATTCAGATCGATCGAAATCTAACCTCTAGCTAACAGGTAACAGCTAGCTATATAGTATATACTAGCTATAGTATCACCTACGTTCGTCAGCGATACACCGACGATGAGGGAGCTGATCCGGCGGCTGAGCTTCTCGGATCGGGTGAGCGACGGCAACAACGGCGGCGTGCCGCGCGGGTGCGTGCCGGTGCTGGTGGTGGGCGACGGCGAGGAGGAATGCGAGCGGTTCGTGGTGAGGGTGGAGGCGCTGCGGCACCCGTCGCTGTCGGCGCTGCTGGAGATGGCGGCGCAGGAGTTCGGGTACAAGCAGGAGGGCATCCTCCGCGTCCCCTGCGCCGTCCACCAGTTCAGGCAGgccctcaccaccgccgccgtctCCAAGAACTACTAATTAGTACTAATTAATTCTCTAGTTAATCCATCGGTGGACTTCTTCGGGTAATTATGGagcgattccttggtgctgttgACTAGTTGACTCTCCTACACCACGTTTCTTCTCTTTTGCCTTTTGATTTCTCTGGTTGGTCAATGACATGAGAAGGTTGCCATATGTATTGTGCGCTTTATAATGCACATTGTAATTTACGGATAGACCTCCTGTCATATAAATAACAAGTGAAATAACTGATTATTCGGTACGAGCGTGGTTGTTCTACACCCACGGACATTGCACCCACGCTACACCCACAATCGAAAACTTAGCataaagaaattaaaaaaatcTGAAACTTTGCGGATCCGATTATGAGCAAATGTTTTAGGTGCTTGCAAAATTTTGTGACCAAATGACATCCGAGGAGCTTTCTACAAAAACAAAGTTTGCTCTCAAATATAAAATCTGAAACGTGGGTGGAGAGCAAGAGTTTGTATTTCATTTCATATGGTGTTCATTCGTTGTTATTTGGTGACCAAACTTTGCAAGCTAATAAAAGATTTGCTCATAAGCAATGCCaaaaagtttctgatttttttcaaaaagttttaattttatttgattttactgttcattgCGTGGGTGCAGCCACTACTTTCTCTGTTCGGCATATATGCACATGTTTCCTTTCTAATATTGGTTCCTTTTTTTTGGCAGTTCTCTTATGAAATGAGAATGAGAGTGGCATGTTTACTTCTCATGATGCAGAGGCCTGAGATATACGCCACTCTTTTCGTTTTTCACATTACATGTTTATTTCCAtggaaagaaaaagaaagaggTTATCTTAAGCCTCTGGACCTTACAATAACACCCTACAGAAAAAAATACAACTACAGAATTCAGGTTGATAACCCAGGTGTTTTTCCTGCGAGAAAAAAACAGAAGATAAATCAGGTCTTTTTTTCGAGGATAAAGAGATTTTTTCCGTAGATGCAAAGTTACAGTTAGCTGGCAAAAGCTCAGCGATACAAGGTGGGCAATCATGTAGCCAACAAGCCGTGCTACACTCTATTCTACCATAGTTCGCCAAGCGATCTGCTACTCTGTTTTGAGCTCTAGAAATTTTTAAAGGACCAAACTCTCTGCCAACAAGTAGATGCTTAATCTCCGAAACTAAATGAATGTAGTCGATTTATCAAGTCTATCCATGGACAAGGAAGAAAGCGACATCGAACAATCAGATTGGATAATCACCGGAAGGTTTGATCGTCCCAAAGCCAATGCGAGGCCCTCTCTTattgcactagtagaaaaagggtcaaatgtcaagcacattagtgccggtttgcttttgagccggcactaatgtgtgcattagtgccggttccaacggctagccagccgctttcattagtaccggttcgtggccgacctttagcaccggttcgtgccacggaccggtactaaagtgagtggtggcaggatgttgtcagtccggggcccctccagcacctttagtaccggttcatggcatgaaccggtgctaaaggtcgtcctacataaacccttcgtccacccgagctcgctctgttcttcccctttcccctctcctctctattcttcccctcttcctctcgagctcatcacacattttgcccaaaatttgtcaagatttgaaggcccccatccattcaaatgatcacaaaggttagcaactttgtcctttcatctctcattgctagattagctcttgcaatgctttgtatagttaTTAATTTATGattttagtaatttgggaggaaatatTTGTGCTaatatttgatttatatgcaatttgaggtcaaaaataacacttagtttgcatatgtaggtgtggtttacttagtgccttctaaatctccgtcgtaaccacagtcgatcgcccgcaccgttccgtcgccggcaccaccttgtggtgagcctcttgttcatgaatgttttacattaccaaattgatgtttgtgtgatttggatatatagttactcgtataattatatTACCCGTACGTTGtctgttatacatagtgccatggttttgatatccgtccccatcggccctcgtccttgttatgattcggatgtggtatattcttttttaaaactagttgttgcatttcgtgtttatgacaaattatgcccatcaagttgacatagatatttttgtctaggaggtttgtgaaccagaaattccaaccgaccctattgtcgagaggttaaatttagttgaaagagaaaacgagtatttgaaagaaaaattgaaaagaattgagggggagaagatggaattggagttgcatgttgccgatgtcgtcgatgatcacaagatcaagatggagaaaatgcgcttgaagattagaaagattagaaaatatgccattgatagtgaggcttggtatcattatgctgttggatcaattgttaccttagttgcgatcttgatcgcatttgttgttgcatttaaattctttagttagagagttatttgtttgttgcatttaagtcttgtatgaactttatgtatgaacttgtattaatttggtctattcggtgttgtgtaatgaagatgagccgacaatggatgtacgatgatcgatgctctcccgagttcattaatggcgtgcaaacttttctgcttgcggctgaggcaaacaagtgggcggatggttttatgccttgtccatgtttagtctgtaagaatgatcacaattactctacgtcaagaaccattcatgtccacctgtttaagtccggtttcatgccccactataatgtttggaccaagcatggagaaagaggggttatgatggaagacaatgaagaagaagaggacgacgacagctatcctggccatgggttccctgaatacgatgatacaacaatgggggaagaagctgagctggcaatgcgggaagaagctgaagaagaggcatcagatgagcccgctgatgatctaggtcgggccattgccgatgcaaagagaaactgcgcaagtgatttggagaagaagaagtttgcagcgcatgttagaggatcacaagaaattgttgtacccgaattgcgaagctgacaagaaaaagttgggaaCCACACTGGAATttctgcaatggaaggcagagaatggtgtatctgacaagggatttggaaagttgctggtaatgataaagaatatgcttccaaaggacaacgaattgcccgagagtacgtacgaagcaaagaaggctgtctgccctctagggttagaggtgcagaagatacatgcatgccctaatgactgcatcctctaccgcggtgagtacgaggatttgaacgcttgcccggtatgcggtgcattgcgctataagatcaggcgcgatgaccctggtgatgtcgagggcgagcgccccaggaagaagattcctgccaaggtgatgtggtatgctcctataataccacggttgaaacgtttgttccaaaacaaagagcatgccaaggcgatgcgatggaacagagaagaccgtaagaaagacggaaagttgagagtacccgctgatgggtcgcagtggagaaaaagtGAGAGagagtacgggaaggagtttgcagatgacgcaaggaacgtatggtttggtctaagcgcagatggcattaatccttttggggagcagagcagcaaccatagcacctggcctgtgactctatgtttgtataaccttcctccttggttgtgcatgaagcggaagttcattatgatgccagtgctcatccaaggccctaagcaacccgacaacgacattgatgtgtacctaaggccattagttgaagaactcttacagttgtggaatggagcaggtgtacgtgcgtgggatgagcacatgggggaagaatttgacctaaaggccttgctgttcgtgaccatcaatgattggcctgctctcagtaacctttcaggacagacaaacaagggataccgcgcatgc
This sequence is a window from Aegilops tauschii subsp. strangulata cultivar AL8/78 chromosome 7, Aet v6.0, whole genome shotgun sequence. Protein-coding genes within it:
- the LOC109773373 gene encoding auxin-responsive protein SAUR71-like, which codes for MRELIRRLSFSDRVSDGNNGGVPRGCVPVLVVGDGEEECERFVVRVEALRHPSLSALLEMAAQEFGYKQEGILRVPCAVHQFRQALTTAAVSKNY